The proteins below come from a single Juglans regia cultivar Chandler chromosome 12, Walnut 2.0, whole genome shotgun sequence genomic window:
- the LOC108994746 gene encoding protein DETOXIFICATION 55 encodes MVAAETPEKYPTMPEVLEELKRLTGIGFPVAAMSFVGYLKNMILVMYLGRLGSLELAGGALAIGFTNITGYSVLSGLAMGMEPLCSQAFGSRNFSILCLTLHRTILMLLLASFSIALLWINLEPLMLSLHQNPDITRIASLYCRFAIPDLIANSLIHPLRIYLRSKGKTWPLMWCNLLGVTLHVPITIFLAFTLRLGVKGIAISTFVTSFNILFFLLCYTVYTRTPEEPLYMPLSKQSFPLSSSPGEEWGVLLRFAIPSCLAVCLEWWWYEFMTILAGYLHNPRVSLATSAIVIQTTALMYTLPTALSASVSTRVGNELGANRPERARLATKVAIGLALVSSLVGLFWTTLGKEAWGRLFTKECEVLELTMAVLPIIGLCELGNCPQTTSCGILRGSARPGIGAGINFYSFYLVGAPLAVVLAFVWKLGFVGLCYGLLAAQIACAVSILAVVFNTDWKGECLKAQNLVGKGNDAFGSTADQPVKCEDGRTTDFC; translated from the exons atggTTGCGGCGGAGACACCTGAAAAGTACCCGACAATGCCAGAG GTGCTGGAGGAGCTAAAGAGACTGACAGGCATAGGCTTCCCTGTAGCGGCCATGAGCTTTGTGGGCTATCTGAAAAACATGATCTTAGTCATGTACTTGGGAAGGCTGGGAAGCCTAGAGCTCGCCGGCGGGGCTTTAGCCATTGGCTTCACCAACATCACCGGCTACTCGGTCCTCTCGGGGCTGGCCATGGGCATGGAGCCCCTTTGCAGCCAGGCCTTTGGCTCACGAAACTTCTCCATCCTATGCCTTACTTTACACAGAACAATTCTCATGTTACTTCTGGCTTCATTCTCCATCGCTTTGCTATGGATTAACCTGGAACCTCTCATGCTTAGCCTCCACCAAAACCCAGATATAACCCGAATCGCTAGCCTATATTGCCGCTTTGCTATCCCGGATCTTATTGCTAACAGCCTTATTCATCCTCTTCGTATCTACCTGCGTAGTAAAGGGAAAACATGGCCTTTGATGTGGTGCAATTTATTAGGAGTCACTCTGCACGTTCCCATCACCATCTTCTTGGCCTTCACTCTCCGTCTTGGGGTAAAAGGAATAGCAATTTCGACTTTTGTAACCAGTTTCAACATCCTTTTTTTCCTATTGTGTTACACTGTCTACACTCGCACCCCTGAAGAGCCTTTGTACATGCCACTCTCAAAGCAATCTTTCCCACTTTCTTCTTCACCAGGGGAGGAATGGGGGGTGCTGCTTCGATTTGCAATACCAAGTTGTCTGGCTGTTTGTTTAGAGTGGTGGTGGTACGAGTTCATGACAATTTTAGCAGGTTACCTCCACAATCCTCGAGTGTCACTCGCAACATCGGCCATAGTAATACAAACCACGGCTCTCATGTACACATTGCCAACAGCACTCAGCGCATCGGTGTCAACTCGTGTAGGGAACGAGCTGGGAGCAAACCGGCCGGAGAGGGCCCGCCTGGCAACAAAGGTGGCGATAGGGTTGGCCCTAGTGAGTTCTCTAGTGGGTTTGTTTTGGACCACTCTAGGGAAAGAAGCATGGGGAAGATTGTTCACAAAAGAGTGCGAGGTTCTAGAGCTAACCATGGCTGTGCTACCGATAATTGGACTTTGTGAGTTGGGAAATTGTCCACAAACAACAAGTTGTGGGATTCTGAGAGGAAGCGCAAGGCCAGGGATCGGTGCCGGGATCAACTTTTATTCATTCTACTTGGTGGGTGCGCCACTGGCCGTAGTTTTAGCCTTTGTTTGGAAGCTAGGGTTTGTGGGTCTTTGTTATGGGCTTTTGGCTGCTCAAATTGCATGTGCTGTCTCCATCTTAGCAGTGGTGTTCAACACGGATTGGAAGGGAGAGTGCTTGAAAGCCCAAAACTTGGTCGGAAAGGGTAATGATGCGTTTGGGTCGACGGCTGACCAACCAGTCAAATGTGAAGACGGTCGTACTACTGATTTTTGTTAA